The Bacillus tuaregi genome has a segment encoding these proteins:
- a CDS encoding MerR family transcriptional regulator has protein sequence MKMKVKEVADLVGISVRTLHHYDEIGLLIPEEITEAGYRVYSDENLETLQQILFFKELGFPLKKIKEIIDSPSFDRQEALIMQHNMLLEKKKRLEKMIGTIEKTIQHSKGEIQMSNQEKFEGFDFSHNPYEQEAREMWGDKAVDEANEKAKNMTAFDQERFNEIYHNLAAIRHLSPDSKEAQEGINEWYQFLNKMGNYSLEAFKGLGQMYVDDERFTKNIDQFGEGLAKFMRDAMAVYADKNKK, from the coding sequence ATTAAGATGAAAGTGAAGGAAGTTGCTGATTTAGTGGGAATTAGTGTGCGCACACTCCACCATTATGATGAAATTGGATTATTAATCCCAGAGGAAATCACTGAAGCCGGTTATCGTGTATATTCCGACGAGAATCTCGAAACCCTACAGCAAATCTTATTTTTTAAAGAGCTCGGCTTCCCTTTAAAGAAGATCAAAGAGATCATTGATAGTCCATCATTTGACCGGCAGGAAGCGCTGATCATGCAGCATAATATGCTTCTAGAAAAAAAGAAACGGCTCGAAAAAATGATCGGGACTATTGAAAAGACCATTCAACATTCGAAAGGAGAAATACAAATGTCAAATCAAGAAAAATTCGAAGGCTTTGACTTTAGCCATAACCCATATGAACAAGAAGCAAGAGAAATGTGGGGCGACAAAGCCGTTGATGAAGCAAATGAAAAGGCGAAAAACATGACTGCCTTCGATCAAGAGAGATTCAACGAAATTTATCATAACCTCGCCGCCATTCGCCATCTATCACCTGATTCCAAAGAGGCTCAGGAAGGAATTAATGAGTGGTATCAGTTCTTAAACAAAATGGGGAACTACTCTCTTGAGGCGTTCAAAGGATTAGGTCAAATGTACGTAGACGATGAGCGCTTCACCAAGAACATTGACCAATTTGGTGAAGGCTTAGCCAAATTCATGCGTGATGCTATGGCAGTATATGCAGACAAGAATAAAAAATAA